In Kitasatospora gansuensis, a genomic segment contains:
- a CDS encoding ArsR/SmtB family transcription factor, producing MTETDPVLRALAHPLRLRMLSLMWPGPMSAAELARELDVSHALASQHLRRLDAVGLVELAEERTRRGGRERRYRTVQGSPLSDQRQATPLLAETLAHSLRERAARRVEGSEGVTVDGELWVDPETWRSVSRRLADLAVELHDAARPPHTPGTTPVGITVMAFPLQDAQGTGGAGTA from the coding sequence GTGACCGAGACCGATCCCGTGCTGCGCGCGCTTGCCCACCCCCTGCGGCTCCGGATGCTGAGCCTGATGTGGCCCGGCCCGATGTCGGCCGCGGAGCTCGCCCGCGAACTGGACGTCTCCCATGCGCTGGCCAGCCAGCACCTGCGCCGCCTGGACGCGGTCGGGCTGGTGGAGCTGGCGGAGGAACGCACCCGCCGCGGCGGCCGGGAGCGCCGCTACCGGACGGTCCAGGGGTCGCCGCTGTCGGACCAGCGTCAGGCGACACCGCTGCTGGCCGAGACCCTGGCGCACAGCCTGCGGGAGCGGGCCGCCCGCCGGGTGGAGGGGAGCGAGGGGGTGACGGTCGACGGCGAGCTGTGGGTGGACCCGGAGACCTGGCGGAGCGTCAGCCGGCGGCTCGCCGATCTGGCGGTCGAGCTGCACGACGCCGCGCGGCCGCCGCACACGCCGGGGACCACGCCCGTCGGGATCACCGTGATGGCCTTCCCGCTGCAGGACGCGCAGGGGACCGGCGGCGCCGGGACCGCCTGA
- a CDS encoding sensor histidine kinase, which translates to MLRDDLRTLWTEPRPPDVPARVWRDWALLAAGLGGVVLEATLRENVVWRPVAVVFAGWLCLLPLWRRTRPLTVAMLAFGAVILLQVASLVAALREPVGLYTGAVVLVLVYALPRWGSGREIVLGGAMTVATFALCVVADGTPVVEKVVGFVFGLLPGVLGAAVRLWVTARERQVEQVRSREREQLARELHDTVAHHVSAMVIIAQAGRVVAGTDPSAAVEALEGIEEEGARTLEEMRAMVAALRDRGVGAELAPPAGVADLERLVRTPGGRLRVDLGLDGELETLPPAVDAAVYRIVQESVTNAVRHAVDATEVVVRVAAERHTVRVSVRDNGRRTGRGRDGYGLTGLRERATLIGGTLRAGPGTDRGWHVEAELPRARNESGVHTRPRR; encoded by the coding sequence GTGCTCCGAGACGACCTGCGAACCCTGTGGACCGAACCCCGGCCGCCCGACGTGCCCGCCCGGGTTTGGCGGGACTGGGCACTGCTCGCCGCGGGCCTGGGCGGTGTGGTGCTGGAGGCCACGCTGCGCGAGAACGTCGTGTGGCGGCCGGTGGCGGTGGTGTTCGCCGGATGGCTGTGCCTGCTGCCGCTGTGGCGCCGGACCCGCCCGCTGACGGTGGCCATGCTGGCGTTCGGCGCGGTGATCCTGCTTCAGGTGGCCTCGCTGGTCGCCGCACTGCGCGAGCCCGTCGGCCTGTACACCGGCGCGGTCGTGCTCGTGCTGGTGTACGCGCTGCCCCGGTGGGGATCGGGACGGGAGATTGTGCTGGGCGGCGCGATGACCGTCGCGACCTTCGCGCTGTGTGTCGTCGCGGACGGGACCCCGGTCGTCGAGAAGGTCGTGGGCTTCGTCTTCGGGTTGCTGCCCGGCGTGCTCGGGGCCGCGGTGCGGCTCTGGGTGACCGCTCGCGAGCGGCAGGTGGAGCAGGTGCGCTCCCGCGAGCGCGAGCAACTCGCCCGGGAACTGCACGACACGGTGGCCCACCACGTGTCGGCCATGGTGATCATCGCCCAGGCGGGCCGGGTGGTCGCGGGCACCGACCCGTCCGCCGCGGTCGAGGCGCTGGAGGGGATCGAGGAGGAAGGGGCGCGCACGCTGGAGGAGATGCGCGCCATGGTCGCCGCGCTGCGCGACCGCGGGGTCGGCGCCGAGCTGGCGCCGCCTGCCGGTGTCGCGGATCTGGAGCGCCTGGTGCGCACCCCCGGCGGCCGCCTCAGGGTCGACCTGGGGCTCGACGGCGAGCTGGAGACGCTGCCCCCGGCCGTGGACGCCGCCGTCTACCGGATCGTGCAGGAGTCGGTGACCAACGCCGTGCGCCACGCGGTCGACGCGACCGAGGTCGTCGTCCGGGTGGCCGCGGAACGGCACACGGTACGGGTGAGCGTGCGGGACAACGGCCGACGCACCGGCCGGGGTCGCGACGGATACGGACTTACCGGACTGCGCGAGCGCGCGACCCTGATCGGCGGCACACTACGAGCCGGCCCGGGCACCGACCGGGGCTGGCACGTCGAAGCCGAGCTGCCGAGAGCGAGGAACGAGAGCGGTGTCCATACGCGTCCTCGTCGCTGA
- a CDS encoding multinuclear nonheme iron-dependent oxidase: protein MRRLGVGLTYVRGLERLLEECGDRLDVVEIEPQTFWRSRPDGTVATDDEALRRLADLPGARLLHSIGNPVGGSVLPDAEHTRLLGELAEQLAVPWVSEHLAFNRVGGAEGFRTGFMLPPRQTPAGVRRSVRSVRAMAEALPVPFAVELGTNYLRPRADELGDGAFAARVAEQADCGLLLDLHNVLANERNGRCTVDELLAELPLDRVWEVHLAGGFEHRGYWLDAHSGLPDEDLIRLAERVLPRLPALRAVLFEVTASAAPGLEAGAVRELTDRLRELWPVVTAAAPVPLRPPDPVAGGAAPEEWEAALGGLAVGREPRTALERELAADPAIDLLRELILEFRAGALAGTLVHTVRLLLLTLGEAGVRELIAGYARQRTPELFATDEAFAFAEHLRRTCPVVPLLPDVLELDLGLMLVRLDGEPRTVTVGTDPTVLLTELGAGRLPVAPPRGSYRLRLVDDRVVA, encoded by the coding sequence ATGCGGCGTCTCGGGGTCGGGCTCACGTATGTCCGGGGCCTGGAGCGGCTGTTGGAGGAGTGCGGCGACCGGCTCGACGTGGTCGAGATCGAACCGCAGACCTTCTGGCGGTCCCGCCCGGACGGCACCGTCGCGACCGACGACGAGGCCCTGCGCCGCCTGGCCGACCTGCCGGGTGCCCGGCTGCTGCACAGCATCGGCAACCCGGTCGGCGGCTCGGTGCTGCCGGACGCCGAACACACCCGTCTGCTGGGGGAGTTGGCCGAGCAGCTGGCCGTGCCCTGGGTGAGCGAGCACCTGGCGTTCAACCGGGTCGGCGGAGCCGAGGGCTTCCGGACCGGCTTCATGCTGCCGCCCCGGCAGACCCCGGCCGGGGTGCGGCGCAGCGTACGGTCGGTCCGGGCGATGGCCGAGGCCCTGCCCGTCCCGTTCGCGGTGGAGCTCGGCACCAACTACCTCCGGCCCCGGGCCGACGAGCTCGGTGACGGCGCCTTCGCCGCCCGGGTGGCCGAACAGGCCGACTGCGGGCTGCTGTTGGACCTGCACAACGTGCTGGCCAACGAGCGCAACGGCCGCTGCACCGTCGACGAGCTGCTCGCCGAGCTCCCGCTGGATCGGGTCTGGGAGGTCCACCTGGCCGGCGGCTTCGAGCACCGCGGCTACTGGCTGGACGCTCACAGCGGCCTGCCCGACGAGGACCTGATCCGGCTCGCCGAGCGCGTCCTGCCCCGGCTGCCCGCGCTCCGGGCCGTGCTCTTCGAGGTGACGGCCTCGGCCGCGCCGGGCCTGGAGGCCGGTGCCGTACGGGAGTTGACGGACCGGCTGCGGGAGCTGTGGCCGGTGGTCACGGCCGCCGCGCCCGTACCGCTCCGTCCGCCGGACCCGGTGGCGGGCGGGGCCGCGCCGGAGGAGTGGGAGGCCGCCCTCGGCGGGCTGGCCGTGGGGCGGGAGCCTCGGACGGCGCTGGAACGGGAGTTGGCGGCCGATCCGGCGATCGACCTGCTGCGCGAACTGATCCTGGAGTTCCGCGCGGGCGCCCTGGCCGGGACGCTCGTGCACACCGTCCGGCTGCTCCTGCTGACCCTGGGCGAGGCCGGGGTACGCGAGCTGATCGCCGGGTACGCCCGGCAGCGGACCCCCGAACTCTTCGCCACCGACGAGGCGTTCGCCTTCGCCGAGCACCTCAGGCGGACCTGCCCCGTGGTGCCGCTGTTGCCGGACGTGCTCGAGCTGGACCTCGGCCTGATGCTGGTCCGGCTGGACGGCGAGCCGCGCACGGTGACCGTCGGCACCGACCCGACCGTCCTGCTGACCGAACTCGGCGCCGGGCGGCTGCCGGTGGCCCCGCCGCGCGGCAGCTACCGGCTGCGGCTGGTGGACGACCGGGTTGTTGCCTGA
- a CDS encoding response regulator yields MSIRVLVADDQTIIRTGLRIMLNAQPGIEVVGEAADGREAVRLARELRPDVCLFDIRMPVLDGLEATRLLAGPGVADPLAVVVITTFDLDEYVYGALRAGARGFLLKDTGPDLLAQAVRSASGGEALIAPSVTVRLLQAFADLPAGRPAAQPVSPVTAREEQVLLAVARGLTNTEIADALHISLSTVKTHLASLMAKLGARNRVEIAMWAYETRRVLPGT; encoded by the coding sequence GTGTCCATACGCGTCCTCGTCGCTGACGACCAGACGATCATCCGCACCGGGCTGCGGATCATGCTGAACGCCCAGCCCGGCATCGAGGTGGTCGGCGAGGCCGCCGACGGACGGGAAGCGGTACGGCTGGCCCGCGAACTGCGCCCCGACGTCTGCCTGTTCGACATCCGCATGCCCGTACTCGACGGGCTCGAGGCCACCCGGCTGCTCGCCGGCCCGGGCGTCGCCGACCCGCTGGCCGTGGTCGTCATCACCACGTTCGACCTCGACGAGTACGTCTACGGCGCGCTGCGGGCCGGCGCCCGCGGATTCCTCCTCAAGGACACCGGACCCGACCTGCTGGCCCAGGCCGTACGGTCGGCGTCCGGCGGGGAGGCGCTCATCGCGCCCAGCGTCACCGTCCGTCTGCTCCAGGCATTCGCGGACCTGCCCGCCGGCCGGCCCGCGGCCCAGCCGGTCTCCCCCGTCACCGCCCGCGAGGAGCAGGTGCTCCTCGCCGTCGCCCGCGGGCTGACCAACACCGAGATCGCCGATGCACTGCACATCAGCCTCAGCACGGTGAAGACGCATCTGGCCAGCCTGATGGCCAAACTCGGCGCCCGCAACCGGGTCGAGATCGCGATGTGGGCCTACGAAACGCGCCGTGTCCTCCCCGGAACCTGA